From the Nodularia sphaerocarpa UHCC 0038 genome, the window AATGCTCTTAATTTGGGGACAAAAGGACAAATTTGTTCCACCTGTACTTGCACAGAGATTTACTCAGTACAACGACAAACTAGAACTCCTTAACTTAGAAGATGTCGGCCATTGTCCCCATGATGAATGTCCAGAAAAAGTTAATCAGGTGATTCTCGATTGGATTAACAGACATAGTATAGCAACCGCCAAGGAGATTAGGACATAGGAAAAGTCTAAAACCAAGTCAAAGCAAGTCTTTCACTTTTGACTTTTGACTTTTGACTTTTGACTTTTGCTATAACACCCAGCCCCTAGAGCAGCCACTTATTCCCAATCAATAAAACCCTGGTATTCTGGTGAAGAATTATCCAATAGTGACTTCATCGGTGTTAACACCTTTAGCACCATGAACTGAAGAGGCTACAGAAATCATCTGATTGAGGATAGCTTCGCTAGGAACTTTACCTTTTAATACCACCATGCCGCTTGTTTGAGCAACCCAGAGAGTATCAATATCCCCCAGTTGCGAATTTTCATCAAACGCCAATGCAACCCGCTTGGCTAGCCCGCTTTGGTCATATTCTCCATTCAATCCTAAACGTTCAGGCGGAATTGATTCAGTAGCAGCAGGAGCCGCGCTAGTAGAAGAACTTGGCGGTACTTGCTGCGCCGTAGGATTTACTTGGGCATTTTTCGGTTTATCTAATCCAAAAAGTCTTTTTAACCAAGACATAACAGCTTTTCTCCGATTTCTGATTTAAAATACATCACAATTGAATTATAAAAGCTTGACAAATAATTTACATCTACCAATAAAAAGATATGCACCCCCAAAGTGTCCGCTTTTAGTATGATTTGTCAAAACTTCTGTTGACAAAGTGTATTGAGTGCAGGTATTGAGTTTAGAATAAAATCTTAGCAATTTAGTGAGCAGTACCTGTAGGGCATTCATTAGCTAGTGTTTATATTAGTGAAATGCTTACCTGAGCTTGTTTTGGCGAAGATGAAACATACCCTTTCCGTTTTGGTAGAAGATGAGGCGGGTGTTCTGTCCCGTATCTCTAGTTTATTTGCGCGTCGTGGCTTCAATATAGAAAGCCTCGCAGTTGGTCCAGCCGAGCAAGGAGGAGTTTCCCGCATTACGATGATTGTACCCGGAGACGATCGCGTGATCGAGCAACTCACCAAGCAACTGTACAAGTTGGTTAACGTCCTCAAAGTACAAGACATCACCGAAACTCCTTGTGTAGAGCGAGAATTGATGCTTTTGAAAGTGAATGCTAGTAGCAGCAATCGCTCAGAAGTCGTCGAACTAGCTCAAATTTTCCGGGCGCGAGTGGTAGATGTGTCTGAAGAATCTGTGACTCTCGAAGTTGTGGGAGATCCTGGTAAAATGGTGGCAATCGTCCAAGTGTTACA encodes:
- a CDS encoding BON domain-containing protein; the encoded protein is MSWLKRLFGLDKPKNAQVNPTAQQVPPSSSTSAAPAATESIPPERLGLNGEYDQSGLAKRVALAFDENSQLGDIDTLWVAQTSGMVVLKGKVPSEAILNQMISVASSVHGAKGVNTDEVTIG
- the ilvN gene encoding acetolactate synthase small subunit, with product MKHTLSVLVEDEAGVLSRISSLFARRGFNIESLAVGPAEQGGVSRITMIVPGDDRVIEQLTKQLYKLVNVLKVQDITETPCVERELMLLKVNASSSNRSEVVELAQIFRARVVDVSEESVTLEVVGDPGKMVAIVQVLQKFGLREIARTGKIALTRESGVNTELLKSLEAKV